In the genome of Paenibacillus pabuli, the window CATATCTACCTTCCTTGTTATGTAAAATTTGAAGGGTGCAATCCCTTCTACATCGCAAGGTATTTTATCAATTGTCTCTGAACCGATTCTGAACATAATGACTTGGTGTGCTGAAATAGGATTCCGAAAAATCAAAAAAGAGCCGGCATCAGCCGACTCTTCAAATTCTAAATCCATGCACGCAGGTTAACCTGCTTTATAAAATCCGCCTGTGACATAACATCGTTCGCGGTTTCTTCTTCCTCTTCCACAGCTTCGAAATCTCCGTTCATCAAATGATGAAACAGTTTCTCATTGTGTGTCGCAAGGGCGTAATCTATCAACGCTTCTCGCTCGACCCGCTCAGCTTCCTGCTTCAGCAGAACCTCTTCCAAGTCGACGTCGCCGGATGGAACAAAAAAGTTCCGATTCACCTGCGGCACTCGAAGCACGTAATCGAACGCATTGTCCGGATTCCGGTCATAAGCGATGATGAAACCATATTCCCCCACAGGAAGATTCTGCTCAAACGCATCCGCGACGATGACAACCTTCTCTCCTAATCGCAGCATCGTCTAACCTCCTGGTAGTCTATCTTTTTATTATTTGTATAGTCTACTAGAAAAGAATAGCGATGTCTACGATTACTAGAATTAAACAAAACATTTGTGCAAAATCTTTTTTTTGCATTCCGTTAATTCTATCATTTACCCGATGTTTGCCTAGGGGGCTTCCGATCTCCCCGCACCACAATGAACCAATAGATGATCAGGGGTGTTGGAAATCCAGTAATTCCCCATAACCCCCATAACCAGGGGAAACGACCACGCCTTCGCGCATCGTGAAAAATCCATGTTCCCTGAATCAGCAAAAGAATGGCAATCAGAATGACCCATACAAGAGGAATTTCATTCAATGAATAATGCAGATCATTCATGGCGGGTCTCCTTCCGGCGTCGCCCTGACCAGCTAACTGCCACGACTATTGCTGCACACAAGCTAATGGCTTGGATACCCAGATATAGAGCTGGAGCTGAATGAAGCAAGAAGGCACCAAATGAGATAATGAACAATCCTGCAATCCAGAACAGGATCATTTCGATTCGATTGGCTCGTCGTCTCATTTGTCTTCGTTCCTTGACTTGGGCTTCAATGGTGGCTAACGAAGGAATATTGGAAGGTTCATACGCATCATCGAGCACTCTCATCTGTTGTTGTATACGCATCACAATTTCTTGTTCATCCTGTTCTTCAGATCTGCTCATGCTCATCCCAACTCCTTTCTCAATTGACGAAGCCCATAGGCTGTTCTAGACTTCGCCGTTCCGGATGGAATACCCAGCATTTCACCCATTTCATCATATCCATAGCCATAATAATGCTTTAGCAGGACGGCAATACGATGTTCCGGGGTTAATCTTGTCATGGCATCCATTACATCTGTCCATTCTTCATTCCGACTCTCGAATTGCCATCGCAATTTTCGGACA includes:
- a CDS encoding YxlC family protein — encoded protein: MSRSEEQDEQEIVMRIQQQMRVLDDAYEPSNIPSLATIEAQVKERRQMRRRANRIEMILFWIAGLFIISFGAFLLHSAPALYLGIQAISLCAAIVVAVSWSGRRRKETRHE
- a CDS encoding sigmaY antisigma factor component — its product is MNDLHYSLNEIPLVWVILIAILLLIQGTWIFHDARRRGRFPWLWGLWGITGFPTPLIIYWFIVVRGDRKPPRQTSGK
- a CDS encoding ATPase, encoding MLRLGEKVVIVADAFEQNLPVGEYGFIIAYDRNPDNAFDYVLRVPQVNRNFFVPSGDVDLEEVLLKQEAERVEREALIDYALATHNEKLFHHLMNGDFEAVEEEEETANDVMSQADFIKQVNLRAWI